A window of Sphingobacterium sp. SRCM116780 contains these coding sequences:
- a CDS encoding MsnO8 family LLM class oxidoreductase translates to MKISILDQAPISKGISPAQALKNMEAGAIFADKLGYHRFWIAEHHNSYSLASSAPEISMAYLSGKTERIRFGSGGTMMMHYSPYKMAEVFKTLSAFAPGRIDFGGGRAPGGDGKAIYALSEGRDSMHQELYSKFYNTLQLIQDQPGLEATYQNIIAHPQQIVLPEPFMLGSSGNSAAQAGHMGVGYAYVQFFNGKMDPTTFDTYKQYFQPSAYFEKPYSLVCYFVTVGNTKEEAEYQGLPADIARMLLHRGQNVLRLSPEDAQNFPLSEMDKANIKENSSWHIKGTVKEVTDHLLREQELYGFDEIMICTIPYDHQYKLWEYEMIAKALL, encoded by the coding sequence ATGAAAATAAGCATATTAGATCAAGCTCCTATATCAAAAGGAATATCACCTGCACAAGCCCTAAAAAATATGGAAGCAGGAGCGATCTTTGCAGATAAATTAGGGTATCATCGTTTTTGGATAGCGGAACATCATAATTCTTATAGTCTTGCCAGTTCTGCTCCTGAGATATCGATGGCCTATTTATCAGGTAAAACAGAGCGCATAAGATTCGGTTCTGGAGGCACAATGATGATGCATTACTCTCCTTATAAAATGGCAGAAGTATTTAAAACGTTGAGCGCCTTTGCCCCTGGGAGAATCGATTTTGGTGGTGGTCGAGCTCCTGGAGGAGATGGAAAAGCAATCTATGCGCTATCAGAAGGTAGAGACAGTATGCATCAAGAATTATACAGCAAATTTTATAATACCTTGCAACTGATTCAAGATCAGCCAGGCTTGGAGGCAACGTATCAAAATATTATTGCTCACCCACAACAAATCGTATTACCCGAACCATTTATGCTTGGCTCCAGTGGCAATAGTGCTGCACAAGCAGGACATATGGGTGTTGGATATGCCTATGTTCAATTTTTCAATGGTAAAATGGATCCAACTACATTTGACACCTATAAACAGTATTTTCAACCATCAGCATATTTCGAAAAACCTTATTCTTTAGTTTGTTATTTTGTAACCGTAGGAAATACAAAAGAAGAAGCTGAATACCAGGGATTACCTGCTGACATTGCGAGGATGCTATTACATCGTGGGCAAAATGTCTTACGACTCTCTCCTGAAGATGCGCAGAATTTCCCCTTATCTGAAATGGATAAAGCGAACATAAAGGAAAACTCTTCTTGGCATATAAAAGGAACCGTAAAAGAAGTGACTGATCACCTCCTACGAGAGCAAGAACTTTACGGATTTGACGAAATCATGATCTGTACAATTCCTTATGATCATCAATACAAACTTTGGGAATATGAAATGATAGCAAAAGCTCTTCTATAA
- a CDS encoding RNA polymerase sigma factor codes for MSMFIYSTDQKEEDHILVDRYRKSGDLAILGDLYQRHTEMVYYVCLRYLQDQEMSKDAVMNIFEELIHKINKQEIKDFPRWLYVVSKNHCLMYLRAQKNKSSVSLDEFVKFPSELHQVEYDDEKEQQLTAMEGCMERLPEKQKETIHLFFLQEKCYQEISVYTGYSLPEVKSYIQNGKRNLKNCMETWHEKQ; via the coding sequence ATGAGCATGTTTATTTATTCCACTGACCAAAAAGAAGAAGATCACATCTTGGTTGACCGTTATCGGAAATCAGGAGATTTGGCCATTTTGGGAGATTTATATCAAAGACATACCGAAATGGTGTATTATGTCTGCTTACGTTATCTTCAAGACCAGGAGATGAGTAAAGATGCTGTCATGAATATCTTTGAAGAACTCATCCATAAAATCAACAAGCAGGAGATTAAAGACTTTCCACGTTGGTTATATGTAGTCAGCAAAAATCATTGTTTAATGTATTTAAGGGCTCAAAAAAATAAATCATCAGTTTCTTTAGACGAATTTGTGAAATTCCCTTCCGAATTGCATCAGGTAGAATATGATGATGAAAAGGAACAACAATTGACAGCGATGGAAGGCTGTATGGAGCGATTACCAGAAAAACAAAAAGAAACAATACATTTATTTTTCCTTCAGGAAAAATGTTATCAAGAAATCAGCGTATATACAGGGTATAGTCTTCCTGAAGTAAAAAGTTATATCCAAAATGGGAAGAGGAATTTAAAAAATTGTATGGAAACTTGGCATGAAAAACAGTAA
- a CDS encoding energy transducer TonB, which translates to MKNSNYDIAYLRKYLRGELNAKEMHAVERSAQDDPMLMDILLGMEFENEFTQDIPLRHIQQRIQERTAQVPNKTRPINWRYMSIAATFLFLSGVALFYFQQNQKIENQTASVDKVAPQIKGESKYDSSEQHNESSANVAAPSASETLPNTKRTEVKIAQAQPKAESIRRDQIETEELSNTYPSINKEITLDSFQVLANTELAGKVSGLYISPNRFEKNENKKGKSILGAVNTVTDDALHPSTISQGTIIDSRSGSPIEGASIQLKKSKYTTVSDLQGKFTIPIIPKDSIIDVFAIGYNAAHLNYISMHNNMIQLAPDNATLNEIVVSGYRKKIELKKSAPIGGRQSFDEYIKREIQQLQLKGKVKLIFALDIDGSPSRIQIMESTNTVLDQNLIRILRNGPKWERGKDANQIQITFKF; encoded by the coding sequence ATGAAAAACAGTAACTACGATATTGCATATCTTCGAAAATATCTTCGTGGCGAACTGAATGCTAAGGAGATGCATGCTGTTGAAAGATCCGCACAGGATGATCCGATGCTGATGGATATCTTATTGGGTATGGAGTTTGAAAACGAATTCACCCAGGATATCCCTCTACGGCATATTCAGCAACGCATTCAAGAAAGGACAGCGCAGGTACCAAACAAAACACGTCCTATCAACTGGCGTTATATGTCTATAGCGGCAACGTTTCTCTTCTTATCTGGTGTTGCGCTATTTTATTTTCAACAAAATCAAAAAATTGAAAACCAAACAGCAAGTGTTGACAAAGTTGCTCCTCAGATAAAAGGTGAATCAAAATATGATTCATCAGAGCAGCATAATGAGTCGAGTGCAAATGTAGCAGCTCCATCTGCATCGGAAACCTTACCCAATACAAAACGAACAGAGGTAAAAATAGCACAAGCACAACCAAAAGCAGAAAGTATAAGAAGAGATCAGATCGAAACGGAGGAGCTCTCCAACACCTATCCTTCTATTAATAAAGAAATTACACTAGATAGTTTTCAAGTCTTAGCCAATACAGAGTTAGCTGGAAAAGTTAGTGGATTGTATATTTCACCAAATCGTTTTGAAAAAAACGAAAATAAAAAAGGCAAATCAATATTAGGAGCAGTTAATACCGTGACGGATGATGCTCTTCATCCAAGTACAATCTCGCAAGGGACAATTATTGACTCCAGAAGTGGCTCACCAATTGAAGGTGCTTCTATTCAATTAAAAAAGAGTAAATATACAACCGTATCCGATCTACAGGGTAAGTTTACGATCCCTATTATTCCAAAAGATTCTATCATTGATGTATTTGCCATTGGATATAATGCAGCGCATCTCAACTACATCTCTATGCATAACAATATGATCCAGCTTGCTCCTGATAATGCTACGCTAAATGAAATTGTTGTATCAGGGTATCGCAAAAAAATAGAATTAAAAAAATCGGCACCTATTGGAGGACGCCAATCTTTTGATGAATATATAAAAAGGGAAATTCAACAACTACAGTTAAAAGGTAAGGTTAAACTTATCTTTGCACTGGATATAGATGGTTCTCCTTCTCGTATCCAGATCATGGAAAGTACAAATACAGTATTGGATCAAAATTTAATAAGAATTCTTAGAAATGGGCCTAAATGGGAAAGAGGAAAAGATGCCAATCAAATTCAGATTACATTTAAATTTTAA
- a CDS encoding NAD-dependent epimerase/dehydratase family protein has protein sequence MRIILTGATGMVGEGVLFECIQNPDVQEILMVNRKHYSMESPKLKELIIPNFMKLEDYQQELAGYDACFYCAGISSIGMDEKKYTEITYDTTTHFATQLTQLNPNMVFTFVSGAQTDSTETGKTMWARVKGKTENALLKLPLKSVYNFRPGFMKPFKGQKNVKSILKVVIAIFPYLFPKKSLTMEQVGKAMINVVKQGYAKAILEIEDIKTVSSR, from the coding sequence ATGAGAATTATACTAACAGGGGCAACAGGAATGGTTGGTGAAGGCGTTCTATTTGAATGCATACAAAATCCCGATGTACAAGAAATATTGATGGTCAATCGCAAACACTATTCAATGGAATCTCCCAAGTTGAAAGAATTAATTATTCCAAATTTCATGAAATTGGAAGATTATCAACAAGAACTAGCTGGTTATGATGCTTGCTTTTATTGTGCTGGTATCAGCTCCATCGGGATGGACGAAAAAAAATACACCGAGATTACCTACGACACCACCACCCATTTCGCTACACAACTTACCCAATTGAATCCCAATATGGTTTTTACGTTTGTATCCGGAGCGCAAACGGACAGTACTGAAACCGGTAAAACCATGTGGGCACGAGTAAAAGGTAAAACAGAAAATGCTTTGCTGAAGCTACCATTAAAATCAGTCTATAACTTTAGACCAGGGTTTATGAAACCGTTTAAAGGACAGAAAAATGTGAAGTCGATTCTTAAAGTTGTTATCGCCATCTTCCCTTATTTATTCCCTAAGAAATCGCTTACCATGGAGCAAGTAGGGAAAGCCATGATAAACGTTGTAAAACAGGGATATGCAAAAGCGATTTTAGAAATTGAAGATATCAAAACAGTCTCTTCTAGATAA
- a CDS encoding SDR family oxidoreductase, whose amino-acid sequence MSITQGMLRDDALKGKNILITGGGTGLGKAMTRYFLQLGAQCIITSRKEEVIKKTALELSEETNGKCIAIACDVRDYEQVETVIAYGIQELGSIDVLVNNAAGNFISPTERLSHRAFESVLGIVLQGTINCTLALGKIWIANKDKDKAVLNIVTTYASTGSGYVVPSASAKAGVLAMTRSLAVEWGRKGIRLNAIAPGPFHTTGAFDRLFPSNLSNTLNPVNRIPLGRTGDLQELANLAAYLVSDYSAYINGDVITIDGGEWLKGAGEFNALDAVSEEQWDMVEKLTRGAKST is encoded by the coding sequence ATGAGTATAACACAAGGTATGCTTCGTGATGATGCACTAAAAGGTAAAAATATATTAATTACAGGAGGTGGTACAGGTCTTGGAAAGGCGATGACGCGATACTTTTTGCAATTAGGAGCACAATGTATCATCACGAGTCGTAAAGAAGAGGTCATCAAGAAAACAGCCCTCGAGCTAAGCGAGGAAACAAATGGTAAGTGTATCGCGATCGCTTGTGATGTTCGCGATTATGAACAAGTCGAAACAGTCATTGCATATGGCATTCAAGAACTCGGTTCTATTGATGTATTAGTTAACAATGCTGCAGGTAACTTCATCTCTCCTACTGAACGTCTTAGTCACCGCGCTTTTGAATCCGTTTTAGGAATTGTGTTACAAGGAACGATTAACTGTACATTGGCACTCGGAAAAATCTGGATCGCAAATAAAGATAAAGACAAAGCGGTATTAAATATTGTCACAACTTACGCAAGTACAGGTTCAGGCTATGTCGTTCCTTCTGCTTCCGCAAAAGCTGGCGTGCTGGCAATGACTCGATCATTGGCTGTAGAATGGGGACGCAAAGGCATTCGTCTGAATGCGATTGCCCCTGGTCCTTTTCACACCACAGGAGCCTTTGATCGTTTGTTCCCAAGCAACCTCAGTAACACCCTCAATCCTGTCAATAGAATCCCGCTAGGACGAACAGGAGACCTACAAGAATTAGCCAATCTAGCAGCATATCTAGTATCTGACTATTCCGCTTATATCAACGGAGATGTTATTACCATTGATGGTGGTGAATGGCTAAAAGGTGCTGGTGAATTTAATGCTCTTGATGCCGTTTCAGAAGAACAATGGGACATGGTTGAAAAACTGACTCGAGGAGCCAAAAGCACATAA
- a CDS encoding serine hydrolase, with amino-acid sequence MKKIALITLLFLNGSSLLFAQNIKESTVDSLVQQTLSTFNVPGIAVGIVKDNQVILAKGYGIADLNKMNKVRSSTNFGIASNSKAFTTSALAMLVDEGKLNWDDPVRKYIPEFKMYTDYVSENFTIRDLLTHRSGLGLGAGDLMIWPDGHDFTPEDIIHNIQFLKPTSGFRTKYDYDNLLYIIAGEVLERVTGQTWQAFIQERIFNPLAMNHSAANWNLLQDREDVIAPHVPISGKVQVSNRYTNTILDAAGGIYSNVDDLNKWMIFHLNTGSINGKQLISKKQMKELTTAQTIIPGTTSAPYYSLFRAYGLGFRLTDVAGKLEVSHTGGLEGIVTQIVMLPQLNLGIVVLTNQQEGVAFNAISNSIKDFYLGISDQKWISTYQKSLTQNTAQADSITQNTWRIVEENKKTKDVHHQAIQGHYVDNWLGDVAIQVKKNKLEFASKRSPQLTGELFYYQDNTYVVKWNNRFMYADAFVNFDIQKNEVIGFTMKPISPLTDFSFDFQDLNFKKQK; translated from the coding sequence ATGAAAAAAATTGCCCTCATAACCCTTCTTTTCCTTAATGGATCTTCTTTATTATTTGCACAAAATATAAAAGAAAGTACCGTAGACTCTTTGGTGCAACAAACCTTATCTACATTCAACGTACCTGGTATTGCAGTAGGTATCGTAAAAGATAATCAAGTTATCCTGGCAAAAGGTTATGGTATTGCCGATCTCAATAAGATGAACAAAGTGCGATCTTCCACAAATTTTGGAATAGCATCTAATTCAAAAGCATTTACGACTTCAGCCTTGGCTATGTTGGTCGATGAAGGAAAATTAAATTGGGACGATCCCGTTCGAAAATACATTCCTGAGTTTAAAATGTATACGGATTATGTTAGTGAAAATTTTACTATCCGTGATTTATTGACACACAGAAGTGGTCTAGGTTTAGGAGCCGGCGATTTGATGATTTGGCCAGATGGACATGACTTTACTCCTGAAGACATCATCCATAATATTCAATTTCTAAAACCCACTTCAGGCTTTCGTACAAAATATGATTATGACAACCTGCTTTACATTATCGCAGGAGAAGTACTCGAGCGAGTAACAGGACAAACTTGGCAAGCATTTATTCAAGAACGGATTTTTAATCCCTTAGCGATGAATCATTCAGCCGCTAATTGGAATTTACTGCAAGATCGCGAGGATGTTATTGCTCCCCATGTACCTATATCGGGCAAAGTACAAGTTAGTAATCGGTACACAAATACCATCTTGGACGCTGCTGGTGGGATTTACTCCAATGTTGATGATCTGAACAAATGGATGATTTTCCATCTCAATACAGGAAGTATCAATGGGAAACAGTTGATTTCTAAAAAGCAGATGAAAGAATTAACGACAGCCCAAACCATTATCCCTGGCACTACCTCAGCACCGTATTATTCATTATTTAGAGCTTATGGATTAGGGTTTCGTCTGACAGATGTAGCTGGTAAATTAGAAGTGTCACATACCGGTGGCCTAGAAGGTATTGTGACGCAAATTGTTATGCTTCCGCAATTAAATCTAGGTATAGTTGTCTTAACAAATCAACAAGAAGGTGTTGCCTTTAATGCCATTAGTAATAGCATTAAAGATTTTTATTTAGGTATATCCGATCAAAAATGGATTTCAACTTATCAAAAAAGTTTAACGCAAAATACGGCTCAAGCGGATAGTATCACACAAAACACATGGCGCATCGTTGAAGAGAATAAAAAAACCAAAGACGTACATCACCAAGCAATTCAAGGTCACTATGTCGATAATTGGTTGGGAGATGTAGCCATTCAGGTTAAAAAAAATAAGTTAGAATTTGCCTCTAAGCGTTCCCCGCAACTCACAGGTGAGTTATTCTATTATCAAGATAATACCTATGTTGTAAAATGGAACAATCGTTTTATGTATGCCGATGCGTTTGTTAATTTTGATATTCAAAAGAACGAAGTTATTGGATTTACCATGAAGCCCATCTCACCATTGACAGATTTCAGCTTTGACTTTCAAGATTTAAATTTTAAAAAACAAAAATAA
- a CDS encoding VF530 family DNA-binding protein, whose product MMEQQNNPLHGKRLDAILEYLVTYFGGWEELGQRINIRCFNENPSIKSSLVFLRKTPWARKKVEELYLKIYLYENK is encoded by the coding sequence ATAATGGAACAACAGAATAATCCACTACACGGAAAAAGATTGGATGCTATACTAGAATATCTAGTCACGTATTTCGGCGGTTGGGAAGAATTGGGTCAACGGATCAATATTCGCTGTTTCAATGAAAATCCAAGTATAAAATCATCTTTAGTTTTTTTACGCAAAACGCCATGGGCTCGTAAAAAAGTAGAAGAACTTTACCTTAAAATTTATTTGTACGAAAACAAATAA
- a CDS encoding helix-turn-helix domain-containing protein: MKEQFRPSLIVEEIEEKSKLKSTSNGYNHLIFIFKGKGNLHCSSFKHKYGEDDLFLFSTEDIFVFEVKKNSRMVSIQFDPTYFKNQNTFLDDFRLTYSPNHLVQLDQFKREKLSFSNKSLLFLRNTLENLLLIQKKDELNSNSLAYFQLLSLFAILEKTQKIIPPGDEKETLKDELVAYIEQNIYSPQQTQIKTVAASFHISINYFSAFFKRTFDMTYKNYIDSYRLEIIESRIRTGLYTMKQIAEELGFIDDSHLTHFFKKKKNMTPTAYKNQLKK; this comes from the coding sequence ATGAAAGAGCAATTCAGACCATCTTTAATTGTTGAAGAAATTGAAGAAAAATCAAAGTTAAAATCAACATCAAACGGTTATAACCACCTTATTTTTATTTTCAAAGGAAAGGGTAATCTACATTGCTCTTCTTTTAAACATAAGTATGGCGAAGATGATCTTTTCCTATTTTCTACAGAAGATATTTTTGTTTTTGAGGTCAAGAAAAATAGCAGAATGGTATCCATTCAATTTGATCCAACATATTTCAAAAACCAGAATACATTCTTAGATGATTTTAGATTAACCTACTCCCCCAATCATCTTGTTCAATTGGATCAATTCAAGAGAGAAAAACTAAGCTTCTCCAATAAATCTCTTCTTTTCCTTCGCAATACCCTAGAAAATCTATTACTCATTCAAAAGAAAGATGAATTGAACAGCAATTCATTAGCCTATTTTCAACTACTTTCTCTTTTTGCTATTCTGGAGAAAACACAAAAAATCATTCCTCCGGGAGATGAGAAAGAGACCTTGAAAGATGAACTCGTCGCTTATATTGAACAAAACATCTATAGCCCACAACAAACTCAAATTAAAACGGTCGCAGCCTCGTTTCATATCTCGATCAATTATTTCAGTGCTTTTTTCAAAAGAACTTTTGATATGACTTACAAGAACTATATTGATAGCTATCGATTAGAAATCATTGAATCAAGAATTCGAACAGGCTTATATACAATGAAGCAAATTGCTGAAGAATTGGGTTTTATCGATGATAGTCATTTAACACATTTCTTTAAAAAGAAAAAAAATATGACCCCAACAGCATATAAAAACCAACTCAAAAAATAG
- a CDS encoding NAD(P)-dependent oxidoreductase, whose translation MFSNKFRDMHSKKIGWIGLGNMGLPMAKNLENAGFSLSVYNRTVTKAEPFIDQSEVYISAIELVKNCDIIFTMVTNDQAITDLFQQIFTLEDLSEKLFIDMSTISKGLSLKIAQEIQERQARFIDAPVAGSTAPAKEGTLIIMAGGEEKDIEEALPYLQKLGKAIKHLGPVGSGIAAKLAINYFLSIIYQGLAETVLFAEKSGIAREDMLAIINESASGSGATKVKTPLLLQDDYRPAFALDLMLKDINLAKKEGVNTPMSAVLIDSYQKAHNAGFGESDVIGIINYLKQIQ comes from the coding sequence ATATTTAGTAATAAATTCAGAGATATGCATAGTAAAAAAATCGGTTGGATTGGGTTAGGAAACATGGGACTTCCGATGGCGAAGAACCTCGAAAATGCTGGATTTTCCTTATCCGTTTACAACAGAACCGTAACCAAAGCAGAACCCTTTATCGATCAATCAGAAGTCTATATCAGTGCGATAGAATTGGTTAAAAATTGTGATATCATCTTCACAATGGTGACAAACGACCAAGCAATTACTGACCTTTTTCAGCAAATATTTACACTTGAGGATCTTTCAGAGAAATTATTCATTGATATGAGTACCATTTCCAAAGGACTATCTTTAAAAATTGCACAAGAAATACAAGAACGACAGGCGCGATTTATTGACGCTCCAGTAGCAGGAAGTACAGCCCCTGCAAAAGAAGGAACGCTGATTATTATGGCTGGAGGAGAAGAAAAGGATATAGAAGAAGCGTTACCCTATTTACAAAAACTGGGTAAAGCGATTAAACATTTGGGTCCTGTAGGAAGTGGTATTGCTGCAAAGCTTGCTATTAACTACTTCCTATCCATCATTTATCAAGGACTAGCAGAAACCGTTTTATTTGCAGAAAAAAGTGGTATTGCAAGAGAAGATATGTTAGCCATTATCAATGAAAGTGCAAGTGGTAGTGGAGCCACCAAAGTTAAAACCCCACTCCTATTACAAGACGACTATCGACCAGCTTTTGCGTTAGATCTGATGCTGAAAGATATCAACCTCGCTAAAAAAGAGGGTGTCAATACTCCGATGAGCGCTGTTTTAATCGATAGCTATCAAAAAGCACATAATGCTGGTTTTGGAGAATCAGATGTGATTGGTATCATTAATTATTTAAAACAAATTCAATAG
- a CDS encoding SRPBCC family protein, producing the protein MENKLYVEAQMLIRKPASEVFQAFIDPEITIHFWFTKSSGKLELGKTSIWEWEMYGVKSPATVQDIIPNEKIVVLWGEPATEVEFNFKSLSPESTYVVIKQKGFSESGDELTKILMDSTGGFTTVLDGCKAYLEHGINLNLIADKFPKEVLS; encoded by the coding sequence ATGGAAAATAAACTATATGTAGAAGCACAAATGCTAATTAGAAAACCTGCTTCAGAAGTTTTTCAAGCATTTATTGATCCTGAGATCACCATTCATTTTTGGTTTACCAAAAGTTCAGGGAAACTGGAATTAGGCAAAACCAGTATTTGGGAGTGGGAAATGTATGGGGTCAAAAGCCCGGCTACTGTTCAAGATATTATTCCAAATGAAAAAATTGTCGTGCTTTGGGGAGAACCTGCAACAGAAGTCGAATTCAATTTTAAATCTCTTTCTCCAGAGAGCACCTATGTTGTCATTAAACAGAAGGGATTCTCAGAATCAGGTGACGAATTGACGAAGATATTAATGGATTCAACAGGTGGATTCACAACAGTCTTAGACGGATGTAAAGCCTATCTTGAACATGGGATAAACTTAAATTTAATTGCTGATAAATTTCCAAAAGAAGTATTATCTTAG
- a CDS encoding SRPBCC family protein yields MKILKRILIGLLVLVAILLVTALFIKKDYAVKREITINKPNQEVFDYIKYLRNQDFFSKWAMMDPNMQKTYSGTDGTVGFISAWDSKLDSVGKGEQEILKIDNGKRIDFEIRFIKPFESKDKAYMITEPVSPTATKVSWGFDGHMNYPMNLMLLCMDFDKMLGGDLEVGLQRLKTNLETNK; encoded by the coding sequence ATGAAAATTTTAAAAAGAATCCTAATTGGGTTACTCGTTCTTGTAGCAATCCTGTTAGTAACAGCTTTATTCATTAAAAAAGATTATGCTGTTAAACGAGAAATCACCATCAACAAACCAAATCAAGAAGTATTTGATTACATTAAATACTTACGTAATCAAGATTTTTTCAGTAAATGGGCAATGATGGATCCCAATATGCAAAAAACGTACTCGGGGACCGATGGTACAGTTGGATTTATCTCTGCTTGGGACAGTAAATTGGATAGTGTGGGAAAAGGGGAACAAGAGATCTTAAAAATCGATAATGGAAAACGTATTGACTTTGAGATCAGATTCATCAAACCTTTTGAATCAAAAGATAAAGCCTACATGATTACCGAACCAGTATCTCCAACGGCGACAAAAGTAAGCTGGGGATTTGATGGTCACATGAATTATCCAATGAACCTCATGTTACTCTGCATGGATTTTGACAAAATGCTAGGTGGTGATCTGGAAGTAGGATTACAACGATTAAAAACAAATTTAGAAACTAACAAATAA
- a CDS encoding VOC family protein — MTTINPYLTFDGNCEEAFNFYKGVFKKEFQYVGRFGEMPPAEGQEALSPEQANRIMHVSLPIDGESVLMGSDSMDESCGGGPFVKGTNITLSINSTETTEADRLYAALSTNGAQTMPMSQTFWGAYFGMLTDQFGIHWMINVDVNPHK, encoded by the coding sequence ATGACAACAATTAATCCCTATTTGACATTTGACGGAAATTGCGAAGAAGCATTTAATTTCTATAAAGGTGTTTTCAAAAAAGAATTCCAATATGTTGGTAGATTTGGTGAAATGCCACCTGCAGAAGGCCAAGAGGCTTTATCGCCAGAACAAGCAAATAGAATCATGCATGTTTCTTTACCTATTGATGGAGAAAGCGTTTTGATGGGCAGTGACAGCATGGATGAATCTTGTGGCGGTGGTCCCTTTGTAAAAGGTACAAACATTACACTATCAATCAATAGCACTGAAACTACAGAAGCTGATCGATTATATGCAGCTCTATCAACAAATGGTGCGCAAACAATGCCTATGAGTCAAACGTTCTGGGGAGCTTATTTCGGTATGCTGACAGATCAATTTGGCATCCATTGGATGATCAATGTTGATGTTAACCCACATAAATAA
- a CDS encoding OsmC family protein codes for MAKEHHYQQKLIWTGNMGKDTLSYQDYKRDFEIKLPSKATILGSSDPAFLGDPTRHNPEDLFLSAVSSCHMLWYLHFCAVSGILVERYEDQPIGILTEEKSGAGQFTKITLHPTVWIRGSEHVTLAKELHAKANSFCFIAKSINIPVDHLPVIIVVE; via the coding sequence ATGGCAAAAGAACATCACTATCAGCAAAAACTAATTTGGACAGGTAATATGGGTAAGGACACCTTATCTTACCAAGATTATAAAAGGGATTTTGAAATCAAGCTACCCTCGAAAGCGACAATCTTAGGTTCATCAGACCCTGCATTTTTAGGTGATCCAACCAGGCATAATCCCGAAGATTTATTCTTAAGCGCAGTATCAAGCTGTCATATGCTTTGGTATTTACATTTTTGTGCAGTATCAGGCATTCTCGTAGAACGATACGAAGATCAACCTATTGGAATACTAACAGAGGAAAAATCTGGCGCTGGCCAATTCACAAAGATTACACTTCACCCAACAGTTTGGATTAGAGGATCCGAACATGTAACACTAGCTAAAGAATTACATGCCAAAGCAAATAGTTTTTGTTTTATCGCAAAGTCAATAAATATTCCTGTCGATCATCTTCCCGTAATTATTGTTGTTGAATAA
- a CDS encoding pentapeptide repeat-containing protein translates to MTTGYYESEKFSSIDYKKNIFEQAEYDNCTFESCDFSNCKLNNSIFADCTFIDCNFSLAELLGTSFQQVLFQNCKLLGLQFNQCNSFGLSFTFQNCNIDHASFYQLKIKNTNFTNCQLREVDFSESDLTNSSFNSSDLNQAIFDQTNLEQVDFRNALNVVISPNRNKLKKAKFSLSSLPGLLTEYGIKIEA, encoded by the coding sequence ATGACTACTGGATATTATGAGAGCGAAAAATTCAGCTCTATCGATTATAAAAAGAATATTTTCGAACAAGCAGAATATGACAATTGTACTTTTGAAAGCTGTGATTTCTCAAATTGTAAATTAAACAATAGTATTTTTGCAGATTGCACCTTCATTGATTGCAATTTTTCATTAGCAGAATTGTTAGGAACATCCTTTCAGCAGGTGCTCTTCCAGAACTGTAAATTATTAGGATTACAGTTCAATCAATGCAATAGTTTTGGTCTCTCCTTTACTTTCCAAAATTGTAATATCGATCATGCATCTTTTTACCAGTTGAAAATCAAAAACACAAACTTTACAAATTGCCAATTGCGAGAAGTAGATTTTTCAGAATCAGATTTGACGAATTCATCTTTTAATTCTTCTGATTTGAATCAAGCAATCTTTGATCAAACAAACCTCGAACAAGTGGATTTTCGAAATGCACTAAATGTGGTCATCTCCCCCAATAGAAATAAACTAAAAAAAGCAAAATTTTCTTTGTCCAGTCTACCAGGCTTATTAACTGAATATGGCATCAAAATCGAAGCATAA